The following are encoded in a window of Bacteroidota bacterium genomic DNA:
- a CDS encoding NAD(P)H-dependent glycerol-3-phosphate dehydrogenase: MKEEPKIAVIGGGSWATALVKLLSNNLTVVTWWMRDKEAIEHLKKFHHNKNYLSSIEFDIHKLNLTSDLKFAIKSNDIIILAVPSAFVKQALESIKPEDVAGKMIYSAIKGIVAEDNMIIGEFLNKQFEIGFNNIGVIMGPCHAEEVALEKLSYLTIACPSVENAEVLAQKLACRYLKTTVSDDIFGTEYAAVLKNVFALACGISIGLAYGDNFRAVLISNSIQEIERFVEKVHPISRDIKSSAYLGDLLVTAYSQFSRNRAFGIMIGKGHSVKHTQLEMNMVAEGYYAAKCIYDMNREHKVYMPITDAVYNMLYEKISPMVEMKILSDKLS, from the coding sequence TTGAAAGAAGAACCAAAAATAGCCGTTATTGGCGGTGGAAGCTGGGCAACTGCTTTAGTTAAATTATTAAGCAATAATTTAACAGTGGTAACCTGGTGGATGAGAGATAAGGAAGCAATTGAACACCTGAAAAAATTCCACCACAATAAAAATTATTTAAGTTCCATTGAATTTGACATTCACAAGCTTAATTTAACCAGTGATTTAAAATTCGCTATTAAGTCAAACGATATTATTATTCTTGCTGTTCCTTCCGCTTTTGTTAAACAGGCACTTGAAAGCATAAAACCAGAAGATGTTGCAGGAAAAATGATTTATTCTGCAATCAAAGGAATTGTTGCCGAAGACAATATGATTATTGGAGAGTTTTTGAATAAACAATTTGAAATTGGCTTCAATAATATTGGTGTTATAATGGGCCCTTGCCATGCAGAGGAAGTTGCTCTTGAAAAACTCTCTTATCTTACTATTGCATGTCCTTCTGTTGAAAATGCTGAAGTACTGGCGCAAAAACTCGCCTGCAGGTATTTAAAAACAACAGTTTCAGATGATATTTTCGGAACTGAATATGCAGCTGTTTTGAAAAATGTTTTTGCCCTTGCCTGTGGCATTTCAATTGGACTCGCTTATGGCGATAACTTCAGGGCGGTTCTTATTTCTAATTCTATACAAGAGATTGAACGTTTTGTAGAAAAAGTGCATCCAATTAGCAGGGATATAAAAAGTTCAGCTTACTTAGGAGATTTACTAGTTACTGCATATTCTCAATTCAGTCGTAACCGGGCTTTTGGTATTATGATTGGAAAAGGACATTCAGTTAAACACACTCAGCTTGAAATGAACATGGTTGCAGAGGGCTATTATGCTGCCAAATGCATTTATGACATGAATCGTGAACATAAGGTTTACATGCCAATTACAGATGCGGTTTACAATATGCTTTACGAGAAGATTTCTCCAATGGTGGAGATGAAAATACTATCTGATAAATTATCTTAA
- a CDS encoding alpha/beta hydrolase — protein sequence MIKNLAFKNAPVRVIDKGRGRALVFLHGFLESSDIWKEFVDPLSLKYRVICIDLPGHGQTGCLGYVHSMDLMAECVQSVLKQLRVKKSILIGHSMGGYVAMAYAEFFPENVKGLCLFHSSAAADNQIKKQERERVINLIKQSKKDFVKNLIPGLFTKENQKKHSKEIKLLIKRAGKISKQGIIASLEGMKERVEREIILRFSTYPVLFIIGKQDPVIPFEVIVEQAELPRNATTYILDSVAHMGFIEAKDQTIEIIAGFAKKAFSGKVHGKRKANT from the coding sequence ATGATAAAAAACCTGGCATTTAAAAATGCGCCTGTACGGGTTATTGATAAAGGAAGAGGAAGGGCCTTGGTTTTTCTTCATGGTTTTTTGGAATCCTCGGATATTTGGAAGGAGTTTGTAGACCCCCTTTCATTAAAATACCGTGTAATTTGTATAGATCTTCCCGGACATGGGCAAACAGGATGTCTTGGATACGTACATTCCATGGATTTAATGGCAGAATGCGTACAATCAGTGCTGAAACAACTAAGAGTAAAAAAATCTATCCTGATTGGCCATTCTATGGGGGGTTATGTTGCAATGGCCTATGCTGAATTTTTTCCTGAAAATGTTAAAGGTCTTTGCCTTTTCCATTCTTCTGCGGCAGCAGATAATCAAATAAAAAAACAGGAGCGAGAAAGGGTGATAAACCTAATTAAGCAAAGTAAAAAGGATTTCGTAAAAAACCTTATTCCGGGTTTATTTACCAAGGAAAACCAAAAAAAACATTCCAAGGAAATAAAACTATTAATTAAAAGGGCCGGTAAAATTTCCAAACAAGGAATAATAGCTTCACTTGAAGGAATGAAGGAGAGGGTAGAGCGGGAAATTATTCTTCGTTTTTCAACTTATCCTGTTTTATTTATTATCGGGAAACAAGATCCTGTTATTCCTTTTGAAGTTATTGTTGAACAGGCTGAACTACCAAGGAATGCAACAACTTATATATTAGATTCTGTTGCTCACATGGGCTTTATAGAGGCCAAGGATCAAACAATTGAAATAATAGCTGGTTTTGCCAAAAAAGCTTTTTCAGGAAAAGTGCATGGGAAAAGGAAAGCAAATACTTAA
- a CDS encoding aminopeptidase P N-terminal domain-containing protein: MKYLPLNSEMFLKNRKKFSEMLMPNSLAVFNSNDIMPTNADGTMPFRQNNDLFYLSGIDQEESILIIFPDAINPEYREILFVKETNEEIAIWEGAKLNKEEAFKISGIKTVFWINQFKNILNILMSECENIYLNTNEHTRAVVEVETRDSRFINWCKQNYPLHKYNRSAPIMKKLRQIKSQHEIDLLQKACNITEDGFRRLLGFVKPGVMEYEIEAELIHEFVRKRSRGFAYTPIIASGFNACVLHYIENNQECKAGDVILLDVGAEYANYASDMTRCVPVSGRFTQRQKDVYNAVLNVMRAAIKLLVPGTKIVDYHKEVGFIMEAELIRLGLLNASEVTNQNPNKPLYKKYFMHGTSHLLGLDVHDIGEPDLVFQNGMVFTCEPGIYIREENLGIRLENDILITENGPVDLMANIPIEADEIEELMSALTVAST; the protein is encoded by the coding sequence ATGAAATATTTGCCTCTTAATAGTGAGATGTTCCTAAAAAACAGAAAAAAATTTTCTGAAATGTTGATGCCGAATTCCTTGGCAGTATTTAATTCCAATGATATTATGCCAACCAATGCGGATGGCACAATGCCTTTTAGACAGAACAATGATTTGTTTTATTTATCAGGTATTGATCAGGAGGAAAGCATATTAATAATTTTTCCTGATGCAATTAACCCTGAATACCGTGAAATACTTTTTGTAAAAGAAACAAATGAGGAAATAGCCATTTGGGAAGGTGCCAAATTAAACAAGGAAGAAGCATTTAAGATTTCTGGTATAAAAACTGTTTTCTGGATAAATCAATTTAAAAACATATTAAACATATTAATGTCAGAGTGTGAAAATATTTATCTTAACACTAATGAACATACAAGGGCAGTAGTAGAAGTTGAAACAAGAGATTCAAGATTTATAAATTGGTGCAAACAAAATTATCCTTTGCATAAGTATAATAGGTCTGCACCTATTATGAAAAAACTAAGGCAGATTAAATCTCAACATGAAATTGATTTACTTCAAAAAGCTTGCAATATTACTGAAGATGGGTTTAGAAGATTGTTGGGATTTGTTAAGCCAGGAGTTATGGAATATGAAATTGAGGCTGAATTGATCCATGAATTTGTTCGTAAACGTTCACGTGGATTTGCCTATACTCCCATTATCGCTTCAGGTTTCAATGCCTGTGTTTTGCATTATATAGAAAATAACCAGGAATGTAAAGCAGGAGATGTTATTTTATTGGATGTGGGAGCCGAATATGCAAATTATGCCTCAGACATGACGCGTTGCGTGCCTGTAAGTGGAAGATTTACCCAAAGACAAAAAGATGTTTACAATGCTGTTTTAAATGTAATGAGGGCAGCCATTAAATTACTGGTTCCGGGAACAAAAATTGTAGATTACCACAAAGAAGTGGGATTTATAATGGAAGCAGAATTAATTAGACTTGGCTTGTTGAATGCATCAGAAGTGACCAATCAAAACCCAAACAAACCTCTGTATAAAAAATATTTTATGCATGGAACTTCTCACCTGCTTGGTCTTGATGTACATGATATAGGTGAACCGGATCTAGTATTTCAGAATGGAATGGTTTTTACCTGTGAACCGGGAATTTATATAAGAGAAGAAAATTTGGGAATAAGATTAGAAAATGACATTTTAATTACAGAAAATGGCCCTGTTGATTTAATGGCTAATATTCCAATTGAAGCAGATGAAATTGAAGAATTAATGTCAGCTTTAACTGTGGCCAGTACATAG
- a CDS encoding succinate dehydrogenase cytochrome b subunit — MSNNSLIFNSTIGKKILMGLTGLLLCLFLVVHLSGNLLLFSSDGGRAFNEYTVFMTTNLLIRGAEIGLVAGFLAHIILALGLTRKNSAARPVKYAVTKVNETASIYSRNMGVTGSIILIFLILHLKTFWFTYKFGEIPVMVYDDGVELKDMYFVVQAAFTQWWYSGLYVIAMILLGAHLNHGFQSAMRSLGLNNKSFAPILTIIGSAFAIVMTVGFSLFPILFFFGIVGVK; from the coding sequence ATGTCAAACAATTCACTGATATTCAACTCAACAATAGGAAAAAAAATATTAATGGGATTAACCGGACTGTTGCTATGTCTGTTTTTAGTAGTCCATTTATCCGGCAATCTTTTATTATTTAGTAGTGATGGAGGACGTGCTTTTAATGAATACACGGTTTTTATGACCACAAATTTGCTTATTAGAGGTGCGGAAATTGGTCTTGTTGCTGGATTTCTAGCTCATATTATTTTGGCTCTTGGATTAACCCGGAAAAATTCCGCAGCCCGTCCTGTAAAATATGCAGTGACCAAAGTAAATGAAACAGCAAGTATTTATTCCAGGAATATGGGTGTTACCGGAAGTATAATTCTTATTTTTCTTATTCTGCATTTAAAAACCTTTTGGTTTACTTATAAATTCGGAGAAATTCCAGTTATGGTATATGATGATGGAGTGGAGTTAAAAGACATGTACTTTGTTGTTCAGGCAGCTTTTACCCAATGGTGGTATTCAGGTTTATATGTTATTGCTATGATTTTATTGGGTGCTCATCTTAACCATGGCTTTCAATCAGCAATGCGTTCACTTGGATTAAACAATAAATCCTTTGCACCAATATTAACCATAATAGGAAGTGCATTTGCAATTGTTATGACTGTAGGCTTTTCTTTATTCCCGATCCTTTTCTTTTTTGGGATTGTTGGGGTGAAATAA
- a CDS encoding fumarate reductase/succinate dehydrogenase flavoprotein subunit — MAKIESKIPDGKLSEKWAKYCSTAPLVNPANKRNLEIIVIGSGLAGASAASSLAEMGYKVKVFCFQDSSRRAHSIAAQGGINAAKNYQNDGDSVYRLFYDTIKGGDYRAREANVHRLAEVSSSIIDQCVAQGVPFAREYGGYLSNRSFGGTQVQRTFYAAGQTGQQLLLGAYSALSRQIGTKQVEMFTRHEMLELVMIDGKARGIISRDLVTGKLDKHFGHAVLLCTGGYGNVFFLSTNAMGSNVTAAWKVHKKGAFFGNPCFTQIHPTCIPVSGDHQSKLTLMSESLRNDGRVWVPKKKDDNRKPVDIPEEERDYFLERRYPAFGNLVPRDVASRAAKERCDAGYGVGKSKLAVYLDFAASIKRLGEDLVRARYGNLFEMYEKITAENPYASPMRIYPAVHYTMGGIWVDYNLMTTIPGLYALGEANFSDHGANRLGASALMQGLADGYFIIPYTIGSYLSGEIGTKAISTDHPAFVEAEKSVQDLMNNFLSIKGTKSVDYFHKKLGKIMWDYCGMERSVEGLTKAKAMIRELRGEFWKDVKIPGTQFEINPELEKAARVADFFELGELMVDDAMHRNESCGGHFRAEYQTEEGEALRDDQNFSYVAAWEFTGVGNEPILHKEDLKFEEIKVAQRSYK, encoded by the coding sequence ATGGCCAAGATAGAATCAAAAATACCTGATGGGAAACTTTCTGAAAAATGGGCAAAGTATTGCTCTACAGCTCCCCTAGTAAATCCGGCTAATAAAAGAAATTTAGAAATAATAGTTATAGGTTCTGGCCTTGCTGGCGCCTCTGCTGCTTCAAGCCTTGCAGAGATGGGATACAAAGTAAAAGTATTTTGTTTTCAGGATAGCTCAAGAAGAGCTCACAGTATTGCAGCCCAGGGTGGAATAAATGCCGCAAAAAATTACCAAAATGATGGTGATAGCGTTTACCGTTTGTTTTATGATACAATAAAAGGAGGAGATTATAGGGCAAGGGAAGCAAACGTTCATCGTCTTGCTGAGGTTAGTTCCAGTATTATTGATCAATGTGTTGCTCAAGGAGTTCCATTTGCAAGAGAATATGGAGGTTATTTAAGTAACAGATCTTTTGGAGGAACTCAGGTTCAACGTACATTTTATGCTGCCGGACAAACAGGGCAGCAACTTTTATTAGGGGCATATAGTGCCTTGAGCAGACAAATTGGAACAAAGCAGGTAGAAATGTTCACCCGTCATGAAATGCTTGAATTGGTAATGATAGATGGCAAGGCAAGAGGAATCATATCAAGAGATCTTGTAACGGGCAAACTGGATAAACACTTTGGCCATGCTGTTTTACTATGTACGGGAGGTTACGGAAACGTTTTCTTTCTTTCCACCAATGCCATGGGATCAAATGTAACGGCTGCATGGAAAGTTCATAAAAAAGGAGCATTTTTTGGAAATCCTTGCTTTACTCAAATCCATCCAACCTGTATTCCAGTTTCCGGTGACCATCAATCTAAACTTACTTTAATGTCCGAATCATTAAGAAATGATGGCAGAGTTTGGGTACCAAAGAAAAAAGATGACAATAGAAAACCTGTTGATATACCTGAAGAAGAAAGAGATTATTTTTTAGAAAGAAGGTATCCTGCTTTTGGCAACCTGGTTCCCAGGGATGTGGCATCAAGGGCTGCTAAGGAAAGATGTGATGCAGGGTATGGTGTTGGAAAATCAAAACTAGCAGTTTATCTTGATTTTGCAGCTTCCATAAAAAGACTTGGAGAAGATTTGGTTAGGGCAAGATATGGCAATCTATTCGAAATGTATGAAAAGATTACTGCAGAAAATCCTTATGCAAGCCCAATGCGTATCTACCCTGCGGTACATTATACCATGGGAGGAATTTGGGTTGATTACAATTTAATGACAACAATACCTGGTTTATATGCTTTAGGGGAAGCAAACTTTTCTGATCATGGCGCAAACAGGCTTGGTGCATCTGCACTTATGCAAGGTTTGGCTGATGGGTATTTCATTATTCCATATACAATCGGTTCATATCTTAGTGGGGAAATTGGAACTAAAGCAATCTCTACCGATCATCCTGCCTTTGTTGAAGCAGAAAAATCAGTTCAGGATTTAATGAATAATTTTTTATCCATAAAAGGAACTAAGTCTGTAGATTATTTCCATAAGAAACTTGGAAAAATAATGTGGGATTATTGTGGAATGGAAAGAAGTGTGGAAGGTCTTACAAAGGCAAAAGCTATGATTAGGGAATTGCGTGGGGAATTCTGGAAAGATGTTAAAATTCCTGGAACCCAGTTTGAAATAAATCCTGAACTGGAAAAAGCTGCAAGAGTAGCTGATTTCTTTGAACTTGGTGAGCTAATGGTAGATGATGCCATGCATAGGAATGAATCATGCGGGGGCCATTTCCGTGCAGAATACCAGACCGAAGAAGGGGAAGCATTAAGAGATGATCAGAACTTCTCCTATGTTGCTGCATGGGAATTCACAGGAGTTGGAAATGAGCCGATATTACACAAGGAAGATTTGAAATTCGAGGAAATTAAAGTTGCTCAAAGAAGTTACAAATAG
- a CDS encoding succinate dehydrogenase/fumarate reductase iron-sulfur subunit, producing the protein MDLTLKVWRQKNIKDKGHLATYQLKGISPDMSFLEMFDVLNEELISKGTEEPIAFDHDCREGICGACSMFINGRAHGPNRGTTTCQLHMRSFNDGDTIVVEPWRSGSFPVLKDLVVDRSAFDRIIESGGFISVNTGNAKDANNILVPKHDADAAFDSATCIGCGACVAACKNSSAALFVGAKISQLALLPQGKIEREERVKSMVEQMDAEGFGNCSNTGSCEVECPKEISIENIARMNRELIGATFK; encoded by the coding sequence ATGGATCTTACGTTAAAGGTTTGGAGACAAAAAAACATCAAGGACAAAGGACATTTGGCTACCTATCAGTTAAAAGGCATATCACCTGACATGTCTTTTCTTGAAATGTTTGATGTATTAAATGAAGAACTTATCAGTAAAGGAACAGAAGAGCCAATTGCTTTTGATCATGACTGTCGCGAGGGAATATGTGGTGCTTGTAGCATGTTCATCAATGGTAGGGCGCATGGGCCTAACAGGGGAACAACTACTTGCCAATTACATATGCGTTCATTTAATGATGGCGATACAATAGTTGTTGAACCATGGAGATCAGGTTCTTTTCCTGTACTTAAAGACCTTGTTGTTGATCGTTCCGCTTTTGACCGTATTATTGAATCTGGTGGTTTTATTTCTGTAAATACAGGAAATGCCAAGGATGCAAACAATATACTTGTTCCTAAACATGATGCAGATGCAGCTTTTGATTCTGCTACCTGTATTGGATGCGGTGCTTGCGTTGCAGCATGTAAAAACTCTTCAGCGGCTTTATTTGTAGGAGCTAAAATTTCTCAACTAGCACTATTGCCACAGGGGAAAATAGAAAGAGAAGAACGTGTAAAAAGCATGGTGGAACAAATGGATGCAGAAGGCTTTGGAAATTGCAGCAATACGGGTTCTTGTGAAGTGGAATGTCCTAAAGAAATTTCTATTGAAAACATAGCCAGGATGAACCGAGAACTTATTGGAGCTACATTTAAATAA
- a CDS encoding gliding motility-associated C-terminal domain-containing protein — protein sequence MITKTTLSIVKSSVFSLFLAFILALSSVVAQTSNDAILFSNGGLIYTAEGAVVQVNGGLTNDGGDLRNNGNINISNSGTEGSIYLLNGSITNGNGLCRIEQNWFNDANFIAESSQVELYGTTSEQLITGAVPTTFNNLILTSSTGTRARLTINATVSGQLVLNDRELATDDNLLSVTNPAVNAITNSSVTSIEGFVSSNNNGTGLGALLRTTNTNQPYLFPTGSSAGTYRYRPIVITPASSDVNNYSVRMANVDAGTEGYDRNSVDSQICSTNPEFYHRINRTLGTTAADITFFYNIASDGQWSNTSQWNSPNGSMWNSLGLVNIGSSGNFATIKKSAFNSFGNSSTPFILHETRPAAPSLTGDQLICSNAQMDYAASGSSTSTYTWTVTGGTITTKPNQQTVTIEWGTASPGSITVTEVTSGGFCESLASASYVVILDSNPVADFNTTFSGPLSQHVSFQDNSLNGASWFWDFGDGKTSTAQNPSNYYSNSGTYTAQLIVESPNSCSDTLSLEININEDAIVPNVFSPNGDGNNDMFYIPNTGMGNFSIEIYNRWGTKIWETTAPEIRWDGRTSSGALVPEGTYFFILKAENAKADYSKNGTVNLFR from the coding sequence ATGATTACAAAAACTACTCTTTCAATAGTAAAAAGCAGTGTTTTTTCTTTGTTTTTAGCCTTTATCCTTGCATTGAGTTCTGTTGTTGCCCAAACTTCGAATGATGCAATATTATTCAGTAATGGCGGATTAATTTATACAGCGGAAGGGGCCGTTGTTCAGGTGAATGGTGGACTTACGAATGATGGAGGTGATTTAAGGAACAACGGAAATATAAATATTTCCAATAGCGGAACAGAAGGAAGCATTTATCTTTTAAATGGTTCTATAACCAATGGAAACGGTCTTTGCAGAATTGAACAAAACTGGTTTAATGATGCTAATTTTATCGCAGAAAGTAGCCAGGTTGAGCTTTATGGCACTACTTCTGAACAATTGATTACAGGTGCCGTTCCAACAACTTTTAATAATCTTATTTTAACAAGTTCAACAGGAACTCGAGCAAGGCTAACTATAAATGCAACAGTTTCAGGACAACTTGTATTAAATGACAGAGAACTCGCAACGGATGACAATTTGCTTTCAGTTACAAACCCTGCAGTAAATGCCATAACAAATTCAAGTGTAACCTCAATTGAAGGGTTTGTAAGTTCCAACAACAATGGTACTGGACTTGGCGCACTGTTAAGAACCACAAATACAAATCAACCTTATCTTTTCCCTACAGGTTCAAGTGCTGGAACATATAGGTACAGGCCTATTGTAATAACTCCTGCTTCTTCGGATGTAAATAATTATTCTGTTCGAATGGCTAATGTAGATGCAGGAACAGAAGGCTATGACAGAAATTCTGTGGACTCTCAAATATGCTCCACCAATCCTGAATTTTATCACAGAATCAATAGGACATTAGGTACAACTGCAGCTGATATAACCTTTTTCTATAATATAGCCTCTGATGGGCAATGGAGCAATACATCACAATGGAATTCTCCTAATGGTTCGATGTGGAATTCTTTAGGATTGGTAAATATTGGATCCAGTGGAAATTTCGCAACCATTAAAAAAAGTGCGTTTAATTCTTTTGGTAATTCCAGTACGCCTTTTATTCTGCATGAAACACGTCCTGCTGCTCCAAGTTTAACTGGTGATCAGTTAATTTGTTCAAATGCACAAATGGACTACGCTGCCTCAGGAAGTTCAACTTCAACTTATACCTGGACTGTAACTGGTGGTACAATCACAACTAAGCCCAATCAACAAACAGTTACAATAGAATGGGGAACAGCCTCTCCAGGAAGCATAACAGTTACCGAGGTGACCTCTGGTGGATTTTGTGAATCATTAGCTTCTGCTTCCTATGTTGTGATACTTGATTCTAATCCCGTTGCTGATTTTAATACTACCTTTTCCGGTCCTTTATCCCAACATGTTTCTTTTCAAGACAACAGTTTAAATGGAGCTTCCTGGTTTTGGGATTTTGGGGATGGGAAAACTTCAACAGCTCAAAATCCTAGTAACTATTATTCGAATTCCGGAACCTATACTGCTCAGTTAATTGTTGAAAGTCCGAATTCCTGCTCAGATACATTGTCCTTAGAAATCAATATTAATGAAGATGCAATTGTTCCAAATGTATTTTCTCCAAATGGCGATGGGAACAATGATATGTTTTACATACCAAATACAGGTATGGGTAATTTTAGTATAGAAATTTACAACCGTTGGGGGACTAAAATTTGGGAAACAACTGCGCCAGAAATCAGATGGGATGGTAGAACTTCTTCAGGTGCATTAGTTCCAGAGGGTACTTATTTCTTTATTTTAAAAGCTGAAAACGCTAAAGCAGATTACAGTAAAAACGGAACAGTTAATTTATTCAGGTAA
- the gldC gene encoding gliding motility protein GldC, with product MKSSEINFIVNLDENNIPEKIQWEATDSPESVGLKACKAVMVSIWDPKEQNSLRIDLWTKDMMADEMKLFFHQTLVSMAQTLERATGEEKMAGDMRDFCEYFAERLNLYDEK from the coding sequence ATGAAAAGTTCAGAAATTAATTTCATTGTAAATCTTGATGAAAACAATATTCCGGAAAAAATCCAGTGGGAAGCAACCGATTCTCCTGAAAGTGTAGGCCTTAAAGCATGTAAAGCAGTAATGGTGTCTATTTGGGATCCTAAAGAACAAAATTCACTTCGTATAGATCTTTGGACCAAAGATATGATGGCTGATGAAATGAAATTATTTTTCCATCAAACTTTGGTTTCAATGGCACAAACACTTGAAAGAGCAACCGGCGAGGAGAAAATGGCTGGAGATATGCGTGATTTTTGTGAATATTTTGCCGAAAGACTTAATCTTTATGATGAAAAGTAA
- a CDS encoding PorT family protein — translation MKRASILNIKSNKKNMQVFSSAELKIKSITAIIVLLLLANITYAQDFKKFRFGLKAAPNISWLKPGSPNFEAKKDANKPALKFSYGLMTEFALSENYSFVTGLEVTTLGGSLNFPDSAYYISGTPPDNVFILTRRTYHFQYIELPLTLKMKTNEIGYMRYFGQFGFNIGFRSKVRADDRGKFTDQNFKDAPNEVEIPESLDISKDTQLFRVALNLGAGIEYNLVGNTALVISVNYNNGFTNALKKNSGVIMDKTIPTNNVNHLPLNQKATTNYVALNVGILF, via the coding sequence ATGAAACGAGCATCTATATTAAACATAAAAAGCAATAAAAAAAATATGCAAGTTTTTTCCAGTGCTGAATTGAAGATAAAAAGCATAACTGCCATAATTGTTCTATTATTGCTTGCAAACATAACATATGCTCAGGATTTTAAAAAATTCAGGTTTGGTTTAAAGGCTGCTCCGAACATTTCGTGGCTAAAGCCAGGCAGTCCTAACTTTGAAGCAAAAAAGGACGCAAATAAGCCCGCATTGAAATTTTCTTATGGATTAATGACTGAATTTGCGCTTTCTGAGAATTATTCTTTTGTTACAGGACTTGAAGTTACAACTCTTGGGGGCTCACTAAATTTTCCTGATTCCGCTTATTACATTTCCGGAACACCTCCTGATAACGTGTTTATCCTAACAAGAAGAACTTATCATTTCCAATACATTGAGCTTCCTTTAACGTTGAAAATGAAAACAAATGAAATTGGTTATATGAGATATTTCGGACAGTTTGGTTTTAATATTGGATTCAGGTCGAAAGTAAGGGCTGATGACAGAGGCAAATTTACCGATCAAAATTTTAAGGATGCACCCAATGAGGTTGAAATACCAGAAAGTTTAGATATCTCAAAGGACACCCAATTATTTAGAGTTGCACTAAATCTTGGAGCAGGAATTGAATATAACCTGGTTGGAAATACAGCCTTGGTAATTTCTGTAAATTACAATAATGGATTTACAAATGCTCTTAAAAAGAATTCAGGTGTAATAATGGACAAAACGATTCCTACTAATAATGTAAATCATCTTCCACTAAATCAAAAAGCAACAACTAATTATGTTGCTCTTAATGTAGGTATCCTTTTTTAA